From Tiliqua scincoides isolate rTilSci1 chromosome 2, rTilSci1.hap2, whole genome shotgun sequence, the proteins below share one genomic window:
- the DHRS7C gene encoding dehydrogenase/reductase SDR family member 7C, with the protein MGIMSVLILPLLVVGISGIVYIYRTVIQLMSKSVVWSKVVVITDALSGVGKECAQGFHTGGARLVLCGKNEDQLQTLYDALSSVADPRKTFTPKLVLLDLSDVNCIQDVAKEILDCYGCVDILINNASTKLKGTAQNISLDIDKKIMDANYFGPITLTKAILPNMLSRRTGQVVLINSIQGKLGIPFRAAYAASKHAALGFFDCLRAELQEFGVCVSIVTPSFIRSFPTQPEPGNMEASIWKFLARKLAYGVHPVEVAEEILRTVSRKKQEVFMANPIAKAAVYIRTFFPELFFAVVAAGVKEKQKMEDDK; encoded by the exons ATGGGTATCATGTCTGTGTTAATCCTGCCACTGCTTGTGGTTGGAATCAGTGGGATTGTATATATTTATCGAACTGTCATTCAACTGATGTCAAAGTCTGTTGTCTGGAGCAAAGTTGTAGTGATCACCGATGCTCTCTCTGGTGTGGGGAAGG AATGTGCACAAGGATTTCACACAGGTGGAGCTAGGCTAGTTCTATGTGGTAAAAACGAGGACCAGTTACAAACTCTCTATGATGCTTTAAGCAGTGTGGCTGATCCAAGGAAG ACATTTACACCGAAGCTTGTCCTTCTAGATCTCTCTGACGTAAACTGCATCCAAGATGTAGCTAAAGAAATCCTGGATTGCTATGGTTGTGTGGATATACTCATCAACAATGCTAGCACAAAGTTGAAGGGGACTGCGCAGAATATTTCACTGGACATTGACAAAAAAATTATGGATGCCAACTATTTTGGGCCTATTACACTCACCAAAG CTATTCTTCCCAACATGCTCTCCAGAAGAACTGGTCAAGTTGTGTTAATCAATAGTATCCAGGGAAAATTAGGAATCCCCTTTCGCGCAGCCT ATGCTGCCTCAAAACATGCTGCTCTGGGCTTCTTTGATTGTTTGAGAGCAGAACTTCAGGAGTTTGGTGTTTGCGTCAGTATTGTGACTCCAAGTTTCATACGCTCATTCCCTACTCAACCGGAGCCTGGCAACATGGAAGCCTCCATATGGAAAT tcTTGGCCAGAAAACTGGCTTACGGTGTCCACCCAGTGGAGGTAGCGGAAGAAATTCTGCGAACAGTGAGCAGAAAGAAACAGGAGGTGTTCATGGCAAATCCCATTGCGAAGGCGGCTGTTTACATCCGCACCTTCTTCCCAGAAttattttttgctgttgttgctgctggagttaaagaaaagcagaaaatggAAGATGACAAATGA